The window GGTAAAACATTGATGCAAAAAAGTATAGAATCAGCACAGCATTTCGGTTACAATAATATTTATTTGGAATCTTTCCCTGAATTAAAAACGGCTATTTCGATGTACGAGAAAGCTGGTTTTAAAATTCTATCAGCGCCTTTAGGAAATTCGGGTCACTTTGCTTGCAATGTTTGGATGTTGCTGGTATTGTAGAACAAACTCAAAATAATAATTTATAAAGCCGATTTATAGTACTTGTTTTTTTAAGTTTGCTTTTCAGATAAATTAAAAATCATGCAGGAAACTAATTCATTAAATCAGGTTGCAGAATTCCATACTACTTTTAAACATCCAATTTTAGATTCGCCAATTATCCCTTCTAAACAAAGAGCAAACTTAAGAATTGCACTTCTAGCAGAAGAGTTGAAGGAACTTCAGGAAGCGGTCGAAAATGATGATTTAGTGGAAGTTGCCGATGCACTTTGCGATTTGCAATATGTACTTTCTGGTGCAATTCATGAATTTGGTTTGGGTAGAAAGTTTAAAACACTTTTTGATGAAGTACATCGTTCCAACATGAGCAAAGCTTGCAAAACTGTTGAAGAAGCAGCGCAAACTGTTCAATTTTATTTTGATAAAGATCAAACAGAATCTTATTATAAAGAAGTGGATGGCCTGTTTTTAGTATTTCGATCAGCGGATGATAAAACCTTAAAATCAATAAATTATTCTCCTGCGGATTTAAAATCTTATCTAGAAAATCGTTAAAAACAATTAGTGAAGAAGCTAAAAGAAATTACAAAAGAACTTAGACTATTAATAGATCAGCAGGATGAAAATCGGCATTTATTAATAAGAAAATTCATTCTGTATTCCCCAAAAATGCCATTGAGGTTGCACCAACAGCAGTTAATAGCGGAATCTAAGCAATTTCAGTTGAGCGTTTACGATGCTTACTTTACACAATCTAACTTAAATATAAATTGTTTTAGCTGGGGAAAAGGAAAAACAAAAGTTTTACTTACACATGGTTGGGCATCTAAAGGATTAGATTTTTATGAGTTAATTGTTGAGCTTCGAAAAATAGATGATCTGGAGATTATTACCTTTGATGCGCCTGGAAACGGAAGCTCAATATCTGAACTTTCCAACCTAATTTTATATGTAAATTCTATTAAAGCCATCTATAGTAATTACGCAAAACCAAACATCATTATAGGTCATTCTTTAGGTGTCATGGCAAATGCAATCGCAATTCAGGAATTAGCTTTTGAGCCTGATTTATCAATTAGTATTGCTCCATTAATTAGATTGAAAGAAAATTTTGAACAAAGCTTAAATCTGCTTGAAATTACCCAAACGGATCAAGAAACTTTTTTTACAAATTTTGCAGACGAGGTCAATGTTCCGGCAAGTCACTTTAACATTATAGAAAGATATACGCCGAATGCAAATCAAAATCATTTTTTAGCTTTTGATCCCGATGATTATATCTCTCCGTACGCTTACTTAAAGGATTTTTTAGACATCAATCCTAGCATTAATGCTAAATCTTATCATGATATTGGGCACTATAAAATATTAAAGTCTGCGGTTCTAATAAATGATGTTGTTGAAAAGGTGAAAATATTGGCCTAAAAACTAAATTCATTTGGCGTTTTCTAAGCTTTTTAAGCAAACATTTTTTAATATTTTACTTGTGAATTGATAAGAAAACTAACCTATTTTATGTTGCGGGAATAGAGTGTAAACCTATTAATATAGACTAATACACCCAAAGCAAATCATAACAGTGCATAACAGTTAAAGTTTTCAATTGCCCTATTTTAGACCAACCAAATATCTAAATAGCGTATGCAGGCAATACTAGGCGTAATTTTTCATTTTATCGGGGGTTTCGCTTCTGGTAGTTTTTACATTCCATACAAAAAAGTTAAAGGTTGGGCTTGGGAAAGTTATTGGATCGTTGGCGGAATTTTTTCATGGCTAATCGTTCCACCTTTAGCAGCGTTTTTAACCATTCCTAATTTTACAGATATCATTGCAAGTGCAGATGGTAAAATCCTTTTAATCACTTATTTATTTGGTGTACTTTGGGGAATCGGTGGCTTAACTTATGGTTTAGGCGTTCGATATTTAGGCGTATCCTTAGGTAGCAGTATCATCTTGGGTTTATGCATGGTACTTGGATCAATCCTTCCATCAATTTATTTTGAAGTATTTCCTCAAGCCGGTAAAGATACTTTTTCTATGTTTCTTCATACCGATTGGGGTCGCATGGTTTTATTAGGTCTTTTTGTCTGCGTTGTAGGAATTGTTATCTGCGGTAAAGCAGGAACAATGAAAGAAAAAGAAATTAATTCAGCTGTTACCGATCCTCATGGATTGGAAGTAAAAACTGAGTTTAAATTCGGATTAGGTTTATTTGTCGGGATAGTTTCAGGCGTGTTAAGTGCTTGTTTTAACTTCGGTATAGAAGCTGGTAAACCAATGGCTGATGCTGCTAATTCAATTTGGAAAGCTTCAAACCCTGCTGAAACCGGAAATTTCCTTTTCCAAAATAATGTAACTTATATTATTATCCTTTGGGGTGGTTTAACCACTAATTTCATTTGGTGTATGGTTTTAAACGCCAGAAACAAAACATTTGGCGATTACACAAAGCGGACAACGCCCTTATTAAAAAACTACATATTTTCTGCTTTGGCAGGTACAACCTGGTTTCTTCAATTCTTTTTTTACGGAATGGGAGAGAGTAAAATGGGCAACGGTGCGAGTTCATGGATTTTACATATGGCCTTCATTATCCTTATTGCAAACATTTGGGGTTTAGTACTTAAGGAATGGAAAGGCGTCTCAAGAAAAACACTGATAACCGTTTTAGTAGGTATTTTAACCATCATAGCATCAGTTTTAATTGTTGGCTATGGTAATTCAATTAAATAATTTTAAAGAAATAACATAATATATACATGTCTGTCAAAGAAACAAATTACAAGTACGTAAGCTATTTGTGGGATGAAGAAGAAGCTGCAAAATTAGCTGGTGATGAAGTAGCATTATTAATTTATCGCTCAAATTTATTGGGTGCTGATTTACGCCTAACCAATTATGGTGGTGGAAACACATCATGTAAGTTATTAGAAAAAGATCCATTAACTGGATCTGAAACCGAGGTAATGTGGGTAAAAGGTTCTGGTGGCGATTTAGGTACTTTAAAGAAAAGCGGTTTAGCTGCACTTTATGTAGATCGTTTACGTAGCCTTAAAAATATTTATCGTGGTGTAGAGCACGAAGATGAAATGGTTGAACTATTTAATCACTGCATTTTCGATTTAAGTTCAAAAGCGCCTTCAATTGATACGCCTTTACATGGGTTTTTACCATTTGCGCATATCGATCACTTACATCCTGATGCTGCTATTGCAATTGCGGCTGCAAAAGATGGAAAGAAGATTACAGAAGAATTATTTGGTGGAACAATTGGTTGGGTTGAATGGAAAAAACCTGGTTTCGAATTAGGACTTCAATTAAAACAATGTTTGGATGAGAATCCAGGAATCCGCGGAATTATGTTGGGTTCTCATGGTTTATTCACATGGGGAGATACTGCTTACGAAAGTTACATTAATACGCTAGATGTAATTGAAATTTGCTCCGATTATCTTAACCAAAATTACGGTAAGAAAGCTCCAGTTTTCGGCGGACAAAAAATAGAAAGCGCAACTGAAGATTTACGTAAAAAACAAGCTGCAACTTTAGCGCCGGTACTGCGTGGTTTATGTTCTTCTAAACAACACATGATTGGTCATTTTACTGATGATGCTCGTGTTTTGGAATTTATAAATTCTAATGATTTATCTCGCCTTGCGCCAATGGGTACAAGTTGTCCTGATCATTTCCTTCGTACAAAAATTAGTCCTTTGGTTTTAGATTTGCAAAGCGATGCCGATCTAACAGATACAAAAGCTTTAAAACTAGCCCTTGAGCCAGTTTTTGAAGCCTACAGAAAAATGTATACTGATTATTATGAAACTTGTAAGCATGATAATAGTCCTGCGATTCGTGATACCAATCCAGTTGTAATTTTATATCCAGGTATTGGAATGTTTACTTTTTCAAAAGATAAACAAACCGCAAGGGTAGCAGCAGAATTTTATACGAATGCTATTAATGTAATGAAAGGTGCAGAAGCAATTTCTGAATATACCTCATTACCACATCAAGAAGCATTTAACATTGAATATTGGTTGTTAGAGGAAGCAAAACTTCAACGTATGCCAAAACCAAAACCACTTACGGGTAAAATTGCCTTAATTACAGGTAGTGCTGGTGGAATTGGAAAAGCAATTGCTAAAAAGTTCGTTTCTGAAGGTGGCGTTGTCATCTTAAATGATATGAATGCAGAGCGTTTAGAAGCTGCTGGAAAAGAATTTTCAACTCAGTTTGGTAAAGATTCTTATAGCACTACGCTTTTAGATGTAACCAGTCAAGAAGATATTGATAAGGCTTTTGATGATGCTGCTTTAGCATTTGGTGGAATTGATATCGTGGTAAATAACGCTGGTTTATCAATTTCTAAAACCATTGGTGATACCACTGAAAAAGATTGGGATTTATTATATGATGTGTTAGTTAAAGGCCAGTTTTTTATCACTCAAGCGGCTGCAAAAACAATGCAAAAGCAAAATATTGGTGGCGATGTTATCAATATTGTGAGTAAAAACGCATTAGTTAGCGGACCAAACAATGCTGGTTATGGTAGTGCCAAAGCTGCCCAATTACATTTAAGCAGATTAAATGCTGCAGAATTAGGTGCAGATCATATTCGTGTAAATGTTGTAAATCCAGATGCTGTAATTAGCGATAGTAATATTTGGGCTGGTGGATGGGCCGAAGGCAGAGCAAAAGCTTACGGCATTACTGTAGCTGAATTACCTGCTTATTACGCCGGACGTACTTTGCTTAATCAAATTATTTTACCTGATGATATTGCAAACGCTTGTTTTGCTTTCGTCGGTGGATTGTTGCAAAAATCTACTGGAAATGTCTTAAATGTAGATGGCGGAGTTGCCGTTGCATTTGTTAGATAAACATGAAGCAGCCTTGGTCTGTGTCCTCACAGACCAAAAAATATAAACAGTAGCATAAACAATACTTTATAAATTTTTTTAGTCATTTTTCGATCTGTACTTTCACAGATCGAAAAATACTTTAAATATTATATCAATTTATCATCGGTCTGTGCCTTCGCAGACAGAAATTAAAAGGCGATTAAATTCGTCTGTTAACCTAAACCGAATATCAATGAATATTGACCAGAAACAAATTGAAACTTATAACGACTCTCTTCTAACTTCACATCAGCGTAAAATAAATTTTTTAAAAGAAGATTGGTCGCATGTTGATTTAGAAAGTGTAATCCAGAAATTAGTGGATTTTCAAATTGCCATTCCAAGCTGGGCTTTAGGTACTGGCGGAACAAGATTTGGTCGTTTTGCAAGTAATGGAGGCGAACCTCGAACCATCGAAGAAAAAATTGAAGATGTTGGTTTGTTACATGCTTTAAACGGTGCAAGTGGTGCAATTTCGTTGCATATTCCTTGGGATATCCCGCAAAATGCAGAAGCCTTAAAAACATTAGCTTCTGGATATGGATTAAAATTTGATGCGGTAAATTCAAATACTTTTCAAGATCAGGCAGATTCTCCTTATAGCTATAAATTTGGTTCACTTCAAAATGTAAACAAAGCAATTCGTAAACAGGCTATTGACCACAATATTGAAGTAATTAAACAAGGTATTGCATTAGGTTCTGATGCTTTAACCGTTTGGCTTGCTGATGGATCTTGCTTTCCTGGACAATTAAATTTCCGTAAAGCTTTTGAAAATACGTTAGAAAGTTTACAAGAAATTTATTCGGGTTTGCCAGAAAACTGGAAAGTATTTGTAGAATATAAAGCGTTTGAACCTAATTTTTATTCAACAACAGTTGGAGATTGGGGTCAATCATTACTATATGCATCTAAATTGGGTAAAAAAGCTTATACACTTGTAGATTTAGGTCACCATTTACCAAATGCAAACATTGAGCAAATTGTTGCTTTACTATTAATGGAAGGTAAATTAGGTGGTTTTCACTTTAATGATTCCAAATATGGTGATGATGATTTAACCGCTGGAAGTATCAAACCATATCAACTTTTCTTAATTTTTAATGAATTGGTTGAAGGTATGGATGCAAAAGGAATGAATCATGCTAAAGATTTAGGGTGGATGATTGATGCATCTCACAATGTAAAAGATCCTTTAGAGGATTTATTACAATCTGTTGAAGCCATTATGATTGCTTATGCACAAGCACTTTTGGTGGATAGAAAAGCATTAAACGAAGCGCAGGATAATAATGATGTAGCTCGTTGTCAGGAAATTTTACAACATACTTTCCGTAGTGATTTAAGGGCTTTAGTTGCAGAAGCAAGATTAAGAGCTGGTGCATCATTATCGCCAATTGGTTTATACCGCGACTTAAATTGCAGAACAAATTTAGTTAACCAACGTGGTTTAAATACTGTTGCTACAGGTTTATAATTTTAAAAAGTAAAAATGCCTAAGCCAGTTATTGCCATATTTGATGTAGGAAAAACGAATAAAAAACTGTTCCTAATCGATGAAAATTACAATATCGTTTATGAAAGATCTGCTCGATTTGTAGAAACGGTAGACGAAGACGGGGAGCCTTGTGAAAACTTGGAAAGCCTGCGTTTATCTGTTTATGATTCCTTAAATCAAGTTCTACTATTAAAAGAGTTTGATATTAAAGCCGTAAATTTTTCTTCATATGGAGCAAGTTTTGTTTACCTCGATGAAAAAGGAAAACCATTAACACCGCTTTATAATTACTTAAAAGATTACCCAGAGACGCTTAAAAAAGAATTTTATGAAACCTATGGAGGAGAAGAGAAGATTTCATTAGAAACTGCTTCTCCTATATTAGGAAGTTTAAATTCTGGAATGCAACTGTATCGTTTAAAAAAAGAACGACCAGTGCTTTTTGACAAAATAAAATATGCGCTACATTTACCTCAGTATTTAAGTTATTTAATAACAGGCAAAGCTGTTGCGGATATTACCAGTATTGGATGCCATACGCAACTGTGGGATTTTAATGAAAATAGCTACCACAATTGGGTTATTGATGAAAAAATTGATCAAAAGTTTGGAGCGTTTACTCCAGCAGATTCAAGTTCTGAAACAACATTCGAAGGTAAAAAATTTCAGGTAGGAGTAGGGTTGCATGATAGTTCAGCGGCCTTAATTCCTTATTTAGCAAACTTTTCGTCACCATTTATTCTGCTTTCTACCGGTACATGGTGTATCAGTTTAAATCCTTTTAATCAAGAACCTTTAACCTTATCGGAGCTTAAAGAAGATTGCCTTTGTTATATGCATTTTAAAGGAAAAGCGGTTAAAGCATCCCGAATTTTTGCAGGTAATGAACATGAAATTCAGCTTAAAAGGATTGCAGATCATTTTGATCGGGCAGCGTACCTTTTTAAACACTTAAAATTCAATCCTGCCATGATTTTAAAACTGGCAAATAAAATTCCTGAAAATCAAAAAGATCAACAGGAATTCACAGCGAATTCTGCTTTCCCAGCTCGTGAAATGGAGTTGTTTCAAACAGCAGAAGAAGCGTATCATCAACTTATTTTTGATTTGATTAAGCAACAGATTTACTCTTTGCGATTAATTCTAAATCCTGGGGTGAAAAGAATTTTTGTTGATGGAGGATTTGGTAAAAATGCAATTTATATGCATCTTTTGGCAACCTCACTTCCAGATATTGAAGTTTACGCATCATCAGTTTCGCAAGCAACCGCTATCGGAACGGCTTTAGCCATAAATGATGCCTGGAATACGAATGCAACACCAAGCGACATTATACAGCTGAAATATTACTCAGCAATCCAAAGAACATTGTAAATTCTTAATTCTGTTGAAGATTTTCTTTCTATATTCGAAGATCTTTGTACTTAAGAACGAACTGTGAAACCGGAAGAATTAATAGCGTATATTGATGTTGATGAGTATTCATCAACACCCAAATATAAACAGTTAACAAATGCTATTTTAACAGCAATAGAAACTGGAAGACTTAAAAAAGGCAACTTGTTGCCATCAATTAATGAACTCAGTTTTAGCTTAGAAATTTCAAGAGACACTGCCGAAAAAGGCTATAGAAACTTGAGAAAACTTGGCGTTGTTGATTCCGTTCCTGGTAAAGGGTATTTTATTGTTAATACAGATTTCTCTAGAAAGCTTAAAATATGTTTGTTATTTAACAAGCTCAGTACACACAAAAAGATTGTTTACGATTCTTTTACCAAAACCATTGGAGAGCAGGCATCCATAGATTTTTATATCTACAATAATGATTTTGCGCTTTTTAAAAAGATGATTATTAACAAAAGGGATGATTATTCTCATTTTGTTATTATCCCACATTTTTTAGAAGGTGGAGAAAATGCACATGAAATTATCAATACCATTCCAAAAGAGAAATTAATTATATTAGATAAATTGCTGCCTGGCGTTACAGGCGATTATGCTGCGGCCTATGAGAATTTTGCTCAGGATATTTATGCCGCTTTAGAGCAAGCATTAGAGCGTTTATCTCATTACGATACCTTGAAAATTATTTTTCCTAAAAACAGTTATTTTCCCCAAGAAATTTTATCAGGTTTTTATCGTTTTTGTCAGCAATATGCATTTAATCACAAGGTGATTCACAACATTAAAGATGAAGAAATAAATGCCGGTGAAGTTTATATTAATCTTATGGAAGATGATTTGGTCACTTTGATAGAACGGTTAATTACAAATAAATTAAAAGTGGGCAAAGATGTTGGCGTAATATCTTACAATGAAACAGCGCTCAAAAGAATTATTTTAGATGGCATTACAACAATTTCTACTGATTTTACTAAACTAGGAAGTTTAGCGGCAGAGTTTATAC is drawn from Pedobacter mucosus and contains these coding sequences:
- a CDS encoding bifunctional aldolase/short-chain dehydrogenase — protein: MSVKETNYKYVSYLWDEEEAAKLAGDEVALLIYRSNLLGADLRLTNYGGGNTSCKLLEKDPLTGSETEVMWVKGSGGDLGTLKKSGLAALYVDRLRSLKNIYRGVEHEDEMVELFNHCIFDLSSKAPSIDTPLHGFLPFAHIDHLHPDAAIAIAAAKDGKKITEELFGGTIGWVEWKKPGFELGLQLKQCLDENPGIRGIMLGSHGLFTWGDTAYESYINTLDVIEICSDYLNQNYGKKAPVFGGQKIESATEDLRKKQAATLAPVLRGLCSSKQHMIGHFTDDARVLEFINSNDLSRLAPMGTSCPDHFLRTKISPLVLDLQSDADLTDTKALKLALEPVFEAYRKMYTDYYETCKHDNSPAIRDTNPVVILYPGIGMFTFSKDKQTARVAAEFYTNAINVMKGAEAISEYTSLPHQEAFNIEYWLLEEAKLQRMPKPKPLTGKIALITGSAGGIGKAIAKKFVSEGGVVILNDMNAERLEAAGKEFSTQFGKDSYSTTLLDVTSQEDIDKAFDDAALAFGGIDIVVNNAGLSISKTIGDTTEKDWDLLYDVLVKGQFFITQAAAKTMQKQNIGGDVINIVSKNALVSGPNNAGYGSAKAAQLHLSRLNAAELGADHIRVNVVNPDAVISDSNIWAGGWAEGRAKAYGITVAELPAYYAGRTLLNQIILPDDIANACFAFVGGLLQKSTGNVLNVDGGVAVAFVR
- a CDS encoding nucleoside triphosphate pyrophosphohydrolase family protein encodes the protein MQETNSLNQVAEFHTTFKHPILDSPIIPSKQRANLRIALLAEELKELQEAVENDDLVEVADALCDLQYVLSGAIHEFGLGRKFKTLFDEVHRSNMSKACKTVEEAAQTVQFYFDKDQTESYYKEVDGLFLVFRSADDKTLKSINYSPADLKSYLENR
- a CDS encoding GntR family transcriptional regulator, which codes for MKPEELIAYIDVDEYSSTPKYKQLTNAILTAIETGRLKKGNLLPSINELSFSLEISRDTAEKGYRNLRKLGVVDSVPGKGYFIVNTDFSRKLKICLLFNKLSTHKKIVYDSFTKTIGEQASIDFYIYNNDFALFKKMIINKRDDYSHFVIIPHFLEGGENAHEIINTIPKEKLIILDKLLPGVTGDYAAAYENFAQDIYAALEQALERLSHYDTLKIIFPKNSYFPQEILSGFYRFCQQYAFNHKVIHNIKDEEINAGEVYINLMEDDLVTLIERLITNKLKVGKDVGVISYNETALKRIILDGITTISTDFTKLGSLAAEFILKNKAEKIEVPFYLKLRNSL
- the rhaT gene encoding L-rhamnose/proton symporter RhaT, which encodes MQAILGVIFHFIGGFASGSFYIPYKKVKGWAWESYWIVGGIFSWLIVPPLAAFLTIPNFTDIIASADGKILLITYLFGVLWGIGGLTYGLGVRYLGVSLGSSIILGLCMVLGSILPSIYFEVFPQAGKDTFSMFLHTDWGRMVLLGLFVCVVGIVICGKAGTMKEKEINSAVTDPHGLEVKTEFKFGLGLFVGIVSGVLSACFNFGIEAGKPMADAANSIWKASNPAETGNFLFQNNVTYIIILWGGLTTNFIWCMVLNARNKTFGDYTKRTTPLLKNYIFSALAGTTWFLQFFFYGMGESKMGNGASSWILHMAFIILIANIWGLVLKEWKGVSRKTLITVLVGILTIIASVLIVGYGNSIK
- a CDS encoding sugar isomerase; protein product: MNIDQKQIETYNDSLLTSHQRKINFLKEDWSHVDLESVIQKLVDFQIAIPSWALGTGGTRFGRFASNGGEPRTIEEKIEDVGLLHALNGASGAISLHIPWDIPQNAEALKTLASGYGLKFDAVNSNTFQDQADSPYSYKFGSLQNVNKAIRKQAIDHNIEVIKQGIALGSDALTVWLADGSCFPGQLNFRKAFENTLESLQEIYSGLPENWKVFVEYKAFEPNFYSTTVGDWGQSLLYASKLGKKAYTLVDLGHHLPNANIEQIVALLLMEGKLGGFHFNDSKYGDDDLTAGSIKPYQLFLIFNELVEGMDAKGMNHAKDLGWMIDASHNVKDPLEDLLQSVEAIMIAYAQALLVDRKALNEAQDNNDVARCQEILQHTFRSDLRALVAEARLRAGASLSPIGLYRDLNCRTNLVNQRGLNTVATGL
- a CDS encoding FGGY-family carbohydrate kinase, which encodes MPKPVIAIFDVGKTNKKLFLIDENYNIVYERSARFVETVDEDGEPCENLESLRLSVYDSLNQVLLLKEFDIKAVNFSSYGASFVYLDEKGKPLTPLYNYLKDYPETLKKEFYETYGGEEKISLETASPILGSLNSGMQLYRLKKERPVLFDKIKYALHLPQYLSYLITGKAVADITSIGCHTQLWDFNENSYHNWVIDEKIDQKFGAFTPADSSSETTFEGKKFQVGVGLHDSSAALIPYLANFSSPFILLSTGTWCISLNPFNQEPLTLSELKEDCLCYMHFKGKAVKASRIFAGNEHEIQLKRIADHFDRAAYLFKHLKFNPAMILKLANKIPENQKDQQEFTANSAFPAREMELFQTAEEAYHQLIFDLIKQQIYSLRLILNPGVKRIFVDGGFGKNAIYMHLLATSLPDIEVYASSVSQATAIGTALAINDAWNTNATPSDIIQLKYYSAIQRTL
- a CDS encoding alpha/beta fold hydrolase, encoding MKKLKEITKELRLLIDQQDENRHLLIRKFILYSPKMPLRLHQQQLIAESKQFQLSVYDAYFTQSNLNINCFSWGKGKTKVLLTHGWASKGLDFYELIVELRKIDDLEIITFDAPGNGSSISELSNLILYVNSIKAIYSNYAKPNIIIGHSLGVMANAIAIQELAFEPDLSISIAPLIRLKENFEQSLNLLEITQTDQETFFTNFADEVNVPASHFNIIERYTPNANQNHFLAFDPDDYISPYAYLKDFLDINPSINAKSYHDIGHYKILKSAVLINDVVEKVKILA